A genomic stretch from Thermomonospora umbrina includes:
- a CDS encoding NAD(P)H-binding protein — protein sequence MDVRTENHEGIAVTTPTGHVGSRVVRLLLQAGVRPRVLVRDPARLDAATRERVQVWQGDLTDATFVREAVAGMRSVLWVDPTSHLAPDPIAASERTAAGLVAAAQAGEVARVVLLSSIGAERRHGVGHIDGLAWIEERLDGTGADVLHLRAAYFFTNLLLDAEGLRQGMLTTAVPPDKPMPWVDPRDIGEVIAARLLNEGWHGRVVQAVHGPEDLTFTQVADILTRALDRPIRLQVVTDDQVRDGLRSAGLDPTAIEGIVGMTAGSRDLLPEQPRDLLTTTPTTLAGWAYTHLRPALDDRTSQASPLL from the coding sequence ATGGACGTTCGAACCGAGAACCACGAAGGCATCGCCGTCACTACTCCGACCGGGCATGTGGGGTCGCGGGTGGTTCGGTTGTTGCTGCAGGCGGGGGTGCGGCCGCGGGTGCTGGTGCGGGATCCGGCGCGGCTGGATGCGGCGACGCGTGAACGGGTGCAGGTGTGGCAGGGTGATCTGACCGATGCCACGTTCGTGCGGGAAGCGGTCGCGGGGATGCGGTCGGTGTTGTGGGTGGACCCGACATCGCACCTGGCGCCGGACCCGATCGCCGCCTCCGAGCGCACCGCCGCGGGCCTGGTGGCGGCCGCCCAGGCCGGTGAGGTGGCGCGGGTGGTGTTGTTGAGCAGTATCGGTGCTGAACGGCGGCACGGGGTGGGGCATATCGATGGGCTGGCCTGGATCGAGGAGCGGCTGGATGGCACCGGCGCCGATGTGCTGCATCTGCGGGCGGCGTACTTCTTCACCAATCTGCTGTTGGACGCCGAGGGCCTGCGACAGGGGATGCTGACCACGGCGGTGCCGCCGGACAAGCCGATGCCATGGGTCGACCCCCGCGACATCGGTGAGGTGATCGCCGCACGGCTGCTCAACGAGGGCTGGCACGGCCGGGTAGTGCAGGCCGTACACGGCCCCGAAGACCTCACCTTCACCCAGGTCGCCGACATCCTCACCCGGGCACTGGACCGTCCGATCCGCCTCCAGGTCGTCACCGACGACCAGGTCCGCGACGGGCTGCGTTCGGCCGGCCTGGACCCGACCGCGATCGAGGGCATCGTCGGCATGACCGCCGGATCACGCGACCTGCTCCCTGAACAGCCACGCGACCTGCTCACCACCACACCCACCACCCTGGCCGGCTGGGCCTACACCCACCTACGCCCAGCCCTCGACGACAGGACGTCCCAAGCCTCACCCCTCCTATGA
- a CDS encoding SDR family NAD(P)-dependent oxidoreductase translates to MTAASGGIAGAVVRTLIDEGVRVLGADRTVTTALKETGALTVEADLTSAEGVEKVRHAAESELGGVDLLVNGVGGLAGLPVGGLADTEDETWQKAFELNFFATMRVTRALEALLREAVVSISTGVARWPTAGPNWYGSSKAALSHFSKGLADELGPRGIRVNTVSPGLMVILCAAKVSPSVVARGRGRSDRRRWGGDRPAQPAATSRGRGSRRHGRAPPVPYRRSTAGVTGSARYMSPAMGWAGLPSPHVG, encoded by the coding sequence GTGACCGCCGCGAGCGGGGGCATCGCGGGCGCGGTGGTCCGCACGCTGATCGATGAGGGTGTACGTGTTCTGGGGGCGGACCGGACCGTGACGACCGCGTTGAAAGAGACCGGTGCCCTTACCGTGGAGGCCGACCTGACCAGCGCCGAGGGCGTGGAGAAGGTCAGGCATGCCGCCGAGTCCGAGCTCGGCGGCGTGGACCTGCTCGTCAACGGGGTGGGTGGCCTGGCCGGGCTGCCGGTCGGCGGGCTTGCCGACACCGAGGACGAGACCTGGCAGAAGGCGTTCGAGCTCAACTTCTTCGCCACGATGCGCGTCACCCGTGCGCTCGAGGCGCTGCTGCGGGAGGCGGTCGTCAGCATCTCGACGGGCGTCGCCCGGTGGCCGACCGCGGGCCCGAACTGGTACGGCAGCTCCAAGGCCGCGCTGAGCCACTTCAGCAAGGGACTGGCCGATGAGCTGGGCCCGCGCGGGATCCGGGTGAACACCGTCTCGCCCGGGCTGATGGTGATCCTGTGCGCGGCGAAAGTATCCCCCAGCGTGGTGGCCCGGGGCCGTGGGCGCAGTGATCGCCGCCGGTGGGGCGGGGATCGCCCTGCCCAACCCGCGGCTACGAGCCGAGGGCGAGGCAGCCGCCGGCACGGCCGGGCGCCACCGGTTCCGTATCGAAGAAGCACTGCAGGTGTCACCGGATCAGCACGCTACATGTCACCAGCGATGGGCTGGGCAGGGTTGCCGTCACCACACGTCGGCTGA
- a CDS encoding multicopper oxidase family protein yields the protein MFAALYWISAVLTAAALPLWLLAGQLTGRLRKARTLGRLRRTSWAALTVTLLAVVPTAATAALIAGALGSYGTVVMADRLYVQFPMILAALAAVVVKGLPGLWRTARVGGDPAEPVTMERGRAAADPGLVVPVQINAVTTAVSLYLWWIAPPLARTMVVWWAVLIVAMVALIVRQRRRRDALATEPQAGRRVMPALRAAAALIAVPVAIAGCSVWSADSSKLPAHHSANGHGDYDLGGGPGVPGMATGHRHGAPSAASGSRAASGPSVDDLTEKDLSGPVRRFTLTARTARIRLDSGRTIDAWTFNGTSPGPELRVRQNELVEVTLVNSDIKAGVTLHWHGYDVPNAADGAAGVTQNAVAPGQRMTYRFRAEDAGTYWYHSHQQSAEQVQRGLYGALIVEPAPVKGADIAVLYREWATEAATGGARVFGVSDGVRRHRIAPGTPVRLRLVNTANDPVDLTPAGSPFRVAAIDGGELNGPGEIRGKTLPMAGGGRYDLTFTMPAHPVELRPAIPGGPVLVLSPDGQGRAPAETATGVFDPASYGTPTATPFGPQTRYDRHFTLNMDSSFGFFDGRPAMRYRVNGRVFPHIPNMLVREGENIKMTFVNRSYDHHPMHLHGHHIQVLTRNGQPITGSPWRADSLNVAPGETYEVAFKADNPGLWMDHCHNLFHAKVGMMLHLAYAGVTTPYESGTATPNQPE from the coding sequence ATGTTTGCCGCCCTGTACTGGATCAGCGCCGTGCTGACCGCTGCGGCCCTGCCGCTGTGGCTGTTGGCCGGTCAGTTGACCGGTCGGCTTCGCAAGGCCCGGACGCTGGGCCGGTTGCGGCGCACCTCGTGGGCCGCGCTGACGGTAACGCTCTTGGCGGTCGTGCCGACCGCCGCCACGGCGGCGCTGATCGCCGGCGCGCTGGGCTCATACGGGACGGTCGTGATGGCCGACCGGCTGTACGTGCAGTTCCCGATGATCCTGGCCGCGCTCGCAGCCGTTGTCGTGAAGGGGCTGCCCGGTCTGTGGCGCACCGCCAGAGTCGGCGGTGACCCTGCCGAACCTGTGACGATGGAACGCGGCCGCGCCGCAGCCGACCCCGGGCTCGTCGTCCCGGTGCAGATCAACGCAGTGACCACAGCCGTCAGCCTCTATCTGTGGTGGATCGCCCCGCCCCTGGCCAGGACCATGGTGGTGTGGTGGGCGGTGCTGATCGTCGCCATGGTGGCGCTGATCGTCCGGCAACGCCGACGGCGCGACGCTCTCGCCACCGAGCCCCAGGCAGGGCGTCGCGTGATGCCGGCGTTGCGGGCCGCCGCCGCCCTCATCGCGGTGCCGGTCGCGATCGCCGGCTGCTCGGTCTGGTCGGCCGACAGCAGCAAGCTGCCCGCACACCACTCGGCCAACGGCCACGGCGACTACGACCTGGGTGGCGGTCCCGGCGTGCCCGGCATGGCCACCGGACATCGGCATGGCGCACCATCGGCCGCCTCCGGCTCCAGGGCCGCCTCCGGTCCAAGCGTCGACGATCTCACCGAGAAGGACCTGTCAGGGCCGGTGCGACGCTTCACGCTCACCGCCCGCACCGCCAGGATCCGGCTGGACTCGGGCCGCACCATCGACGCCTGGACCTTCAACGGAACCTCACCGGGTCCGGAACTGCGCGTCCGCCAGAACGAGCTGGTCGAGGTCACCCTCGTCAACTCCGACATCAAGGCCGGGGTGACCCTGCACTGGCACGGCTACGACGTGCCCAATGCCGCCGACGGAGCCGCCGGCGTCACCCAGAACGCGGTCGCGCCGGGACAGCGCATGACCTACCGGTTCCGGGCCGAGGACGCCGGCACCTACTGGTACCACTCACACCAGCAATCGGCGGAGCAGGTACAGCGCGGTCTGTACGGAGCCCTGATCGTCGAGCCCGCGCCCGTCAAAGGGGCCGACATCGCGGTGCTGTACCGCGAGTGGGCCACCGAAGCGGCGACCGGCGGAGCGCGGGTCTTCGGTGTATCGGACGGCGTCCGGCGGCACCGGATCGCCCCCGGAACCCCAGTCCGGCTCCGGCTGGTCAACACCGCCAACGACCCCGTCGACCTGACGCCGGCCGGTAGCCCGTTCCGGGTCGCCGCAATCGACGGCGGCGAGTTGAACGGCCCCGGCGAGATCCGCGGCAAGACCTTGCCGATGGCAGGCGGCGGCCGTTACGACCTGACCTTCACCATGCCCGCACACCCCGTGGAACTCCGGCCGGCCATCCCCGGCGGTCCCGTCCTGGTCCTCAGCCCGGACGGTCAGGGCCGCGCACCAGCGGAGACGGCCACCGGCGTCTTCGACCCGGCCTCCTACGGCACGCCCACCGCCACCCCGTTCGGCCCGCAAACCCGCTACGACCGGCACTTCACCCTGAACATGGACTCCTCCTTCGGGTTCTTCGATGGACGGCCGGCGATGCGGTACCGCGTCAACGGCCGCGTCTTCCCCCACATCCCGAACATGCTGGTCCGCGAAGGCGAGAACATCAAAATGACCTTCGTCAACCGCAGCTACGACCACCACCCCATGCACCTGCACGGGCACCACATTCAGGTCCTGACACGCAACGGGCAGCCGATCACCGGCAGCCCGTGGCGGGCCGACTCCCTGAACGTGGCGCCGGGCGAGACCTACGAGGTCGCCTTCAAAGCCGACAATCCCGGCCTGTGGATGGACCACTGCCACAACCTGTTCCACGCCAAGGTCGGCATGATGCTCCATCTCGCCTACGCCGGGGTGACCACCCCCTACGAATCCGGCACCGCAACCCCCAACCAACCCGAATAG
- a CDS encoding FAD-dependent oxidoreductase → MRVLIVGAGVAGLTAARGLTTAGHQVEVYEAAPQLRTEGGSISIWPSSTGILRGFGVDLDGAGRRLEAMESRSVRGRGLATIDLTAVERRFGGNPSLHIARRELVERIADGVLVHYGHEVRAADPDRAEITFTDGTTVRGDVLIGADGRKSVVGRTLRGENPSKLNGWVTWQAFTTRPTEFTDSGRSMMVSDGRALGSMASAGHGRMLWWFDLRAKPGSPFWEGAPGLADRLRERFGHWPEPFPTLLQDAETLTFYPHQIHRVPAVWGRGPTTLMGDAAHTMPPAMAMGSTQALEDAWALTRSLDDLRGYERARTKIVRRVARAAGSEMPARQGPLMALFTDAFTTRNYMSWLRKSSGYLQQEGWASALQHRPGSTSPANGSTWAESQ, encoded by the coding sequence ATGAGAGTACTCATCGTCGGCGCCGGTGTCGCCGGACTGACCGCCGCGCGCGGACTGACCACGGCCGGGCATCAGGTCGAGGTGTACGAGGCGGCGCCACAGCTTCGCACCGAGGGTGGCTCGATCTCGATCTGGCCGTCGTCGACCGGCATCCTGCGCGGGTTCGGAGTCGACCTCGACGGCGCGGGCCGCCGCCTGGAGGCCATGGAGAGCCGGTCGGTGCGCGGTCGCGGGCTCGCCACCATCGACCTCACCGCCGTCGAGCGCCGCTTCGGCGGCAATCCCTCCCTGCACATCGCGCGGCGCGAGCTCGTCGAGCGCATCGCCGATGGCGTGCTCGTCCACTACGGCCATGAGGTCCGCGCAGCCGACCCCGACCGCGCGGAGATCACCTTCACCGACGGGACCACCGTGCGCGGTGACGTTCTCATCGGCGCCGACGGACGCAAGTCGGTCGTCGGGCGGACGTTGCGGGGCGAGAACCCGAGCAAGCTCAACGGATGGGTCACCTGGCAGGCGTTCACCACGCGGCCCACCGAGTTCACCGACAGCGGCCGCTCGATGATGGTCTCCGACGGGCGGGCGCTCGGCAGCATGGCCTCGGCCGGGCACGGACGGATGCTGTGGTGGTTCGACCTGCGCGCCAAGCCGGGCAGCCCGTTCTGGGAAGGCGCCCCCGGCCTGGCGGATCGGCTGCGTGAGCGGTTCGGTCACTGGCCCGAGCCGTTCCCGACGCTGCTTCAGGACGCCGAGACGCTCACCTTCTACCCCCATCAGATCCACCGCGTGCCCGCCGTCTGGGGACGCGGGCCCACCACGCTCATGGGGGACGCGGCGCACACGATGCCACCGGCGATGGCGATGGGGTCCACCCAGGCGCTGGAGGACGCCTGGGCTCTGACCCGCTCCCTTGACGACCTGCGCGGCTACGAGCGTGCACGGACCAAGATCGTGAGGCGGGTCGCCAGGGCGGCGGGCAGCGAAATGCCCGCGCGGCAAGGACCGCTGATGGCCCTCTTCACCGACGCGTTCACGACCCGGAACTACATGTCCTGGCTCCGCAAGAGCAGCGGCTACCTCCAGCAGGAAGGCTGGGCGTCAGCGCTCCAGCACCGCCCTGGCAGCACCTCGCCGGCGAACGGCTCCACGTGGGCCGAATCTCAATGA
- a CDS encoding TetR/AcrR family transcriptional regulator — translation MARGRKPDPEVDARIRQAAVILLASKGTRFTMDEVAATAGVGRASVFRRYPTKRDVLLDALASALDAQVPETPDTGSLEGDLTVIVDQTLAGWHSPDLARTTKEIFGEAGRDPAVAEVIRTAMRDKRKRDWAIFDRAIARGEMPADTDPWLLADMLVGLVVYRGLIDLPQPEPQQIVQALLHGFTP, via the coding sequence ATGGCGCGCGGACGCAAGCCCGATCCCGAAGTGGACGCACGCATCAGGCAGGCCGCGGTGATCTTGCTTGCGAGCAAGGGGACGCGGTTCACCATGGACGAGGTGGCGGCGACCGCCGGGGTGGGCAGGGCCAGCGTCTTCCGCCGCTACCCCACCAAGCGCGACGTGCTGCTCGACGCGCTCGCCTCGGCCCTGGACGCCCAGGTGCCGGAGACCCCCGACACCGGCTCACTGGAGGGCGACCTGACCGTGATCGTCGACCAGACGCTCGCCGGCTGGCACTCACCCGACCTCGCCCGCACGACCAAAGAGATCTTCGGCGAGGCGGGACGTGACCCGGCGGTCGCCGAAGTCATCCGCACCGCCATGCGGGACAAGCGCAAGCGCGACTGGGCGATCTTCGACCGCGCCATCGCCCGGGGCGAGATGCCCGCCGACACCGACCCGTGGCTGCTCGCCGACATGCTCGTCGGCCTGGTCGTCTACCGCGGCCTCATCGACCTACCCCAACCGGAGCCACAACAGATCGTCCAGGCCCTCCTTCACGGCTTCACCCCCTGA
- a CDS encoding PLP-dependent aminotransferase family protein, with translation MVETRSNSRVPGLLIVLRRGGGVALHRQIETAIRDAVQAGRLRIGTALPPTRTLAGDLGVSRGVVVEAYRQLVAEGYLTSRPGGYTEVAIDRGPAAPAPPPEPAPPPMIDFGYGRSDVSHFPRAVWMRSIRRILTHAPNERFLYPSGRGMPELREALADYLNRVRGAAVDPDNVVIVNGFAQGVGLVIEVLARSGARRLAVEDPSADDDARLMAAAAGLEVVGVPVDRDGIRIDLLERTGADAVVLTPSHQWPTGGVLSAESRSAVLRWAARSGALIVEDDYDSEYRYDRAPIGAIQGLAPDSVVYAGTASKTLAPGLRLGWLVVPRGLVDAVAAAKITADRGSPALDQLVFADFLSRGEFDRHLRRMRPLYRRRRDLLLTTLREKAPALEPAGIAAGLHLVTWLPPDLDEAAIVSAAAARGVAVHGLTPYRLTSTGPGGLIFGYSSLSERAIVDGVTLIAEALTDLRAG, from the coding sequence ATGGTGGAAACCCGGTCCAATTCTCGCGTCCCCGGCCTGCTGATCGTTCTTCGGCGGGGCGGCGGGGTGGCGCTGCACCGGCAGATCGAGACCGCGATCAGGGACGCCGTCCAGGCCGGTCGGCTGCGGATCGGCACCGCGCTGCCGCCGACCAGGACGCTGGCGGGTGATCTCGGGGTGTCCCGGGGCGTCGTCGTCGAGGCGTACCGGCAACTGGTCGCCGAGGGGTATCTGACCAGCCGGCCCGGCGGCTACACCGAGGTTGCGATCGACCGGGGGCCGGCCGCGCCCGCACCGCCGCCCGAGCCCGCGCCGCCGCCGATGATCGACTTCGGCTACGGCCGATCCGACGTTTCCCACTTCCCCAGGGCCGTGTGGATGCGCTCGATCCGCAGGATTCTGACCCACGCTCCCAACGAGCGCTTCCTCTACCCCAGCGGTCGCGGCATGCCCGAGCTGCGTGAGGCGCTCGCCGACTACCTCAACCGGGTACGGGGCGCCGCGGTCGACCCGGACAACGTGGTGATCGTCAACGGGTTCGCCCAGGGGGTCGGGCTGGTCATCGAAGTGCTGGCCCGGTCCGGGGCTCGCCGGCTGGCGGTCGAGGACCCGTCGGCCGACGACGACGCCCGGCTGATGGCGGCCGCCGCCGGGCTCGAGGTCGTCGGCGTGCCGGTCGACCGGGACGGCATCCGGATCGACCTGCTGGAGCGCACCGGCGCCGACGCCGTCGTGCTGACCCCGTCACACCAGTGGCCCACCGGCGGCGTGCTGTCGGCCGAGTCCCGGTCGGCGGTGCTGCGCTGGGCCGCCCGGAGCGGGGCGTTGATCGTCGAGGACGACTACGACTCCGAGTACCGCTACGACCGCGCGCCGATCGGCGCGATCCAGGGCCTCGCGCCGGACTCCGTGGTGTACGCCGGTACGGCCAGCAAGACGCTCGCCCCCGGCCTGCGCCTGGGCTGGCTCGTCGTACCCCGCGGTCTGGTCGACGCCGTCGCCGCCGCCAAGATCACAGCGGACCGCGGCTCACCCGCCCTCGACCAGCTCGTGTTCGCCGACTTCCTCTCCCGCGGAGAGTTCGACCGGCATCTGCGCCGGATGCGCCCCCTCTACCGCCGCCGCCGCGACCTCCTCCTGACCACCCTCCGCGAGAAGGCCCCCGCACTGGAGCCGGCCGGCATCGCCGCCGGCCTCCACCTCGTCACCTGGCTACCGCCCGATCTGGACGAAGCCGCCATCGTCTCCGCCGCCGCAGCCCGCGGCGTCGCCGTCCACGGCCTCACCCCCTACCGGCTGACCAGCACCGGCCCCGGCGGCCTCATCTTCGGCTACTCCTCACTGTCCGAACGGGCCATCGTGGACGGCGTCACCCTCATCGCCGAAGCCCTCACCGACCTGCGCGCCGGCTAA
- a CDS encoding FAD-binding oxidoreductase — MATATKSGIQGRLDGRLLLPGDTGYDDTRTVWNGMIDHRPRMIVRAASTNDVVTAVRAAREFDLEIGVRCGGHSGVGHAVPHDGLMIDLTPLAGVHVDPAGRRARIQGGALLGVLDRATQRYGLATTAGNVSHTGVGGLTLGGGMGWLARRYGLACDNVESYTMVTAEGDVVRVSRTERPDLFWGLRGGGGNFGIVTEFEFRLHPIGTRTLVAEYTFPLDKAVPALKAWRDLNAEAPREATFTAGIGQDDTATLGFVWIGDPERADGLVRRFETLGRPAAARVAEMSYVDLQRREDTVERHSLRRYSKGHYLRRFPDAAIEAFVHRGAPDGRHRPAVGLQAYGGAIADVPDEDSAFSHRATLFEFGTGTSWTAPADDEVRIAAARRSAAAMAPFADGVYVNALNDEGAEGVRRAYSPEKLAKLVALKNAYDPHNVFHLNHNIRPDQ, encoded by the coding sequence ATGGCGACAGCGACCAAGAGCGGCATCCAGGGCAGGCTGGACGGCCGGCTCCTCCTGCCGGGCGACACGGGCTACGACGACACACGCACCGTGTGGAACGGCATGATCGACCACCGACCACGCATGATCGTCCGCGCGGCGAGCACGAACGACGTGGTGACGGCGGTCCGCGCCGCCCGCGAGTTCGACCTGGAGATCGGCGTGCGCTGCGGCGGACACAGCGGTGTCGGCCACGCCGTCCCGCACGACGGCCTCATGATCGACCTCACTCCGCTGGCCGGCGTGCACGTCGACCCGGCCGGACGGCGCGCGCGGATCCAGGGCGGCGCCCTGCTCGGCGTCCTCGACCGGGCCACCCAGCGGTACGGCCTGGCCACCACGGCGGGCAACGTCTCGCACACCGGCGTCGGCGGCCTCACGCTCGGCGGCGGCATGGGATGGCTCGCCCGCCGGTACGGCCTCGCCTGCGACAACGTGGAGTCCTACACGATGGTCACCGCCGAAGGCGACGTCGTGCGGGTGAGCCGGACCGAACGCCCGGACCTGTTCTGGGGGCTGCGCGGCGGCGGCGGGAACTTCGGCATCGTCACCGAGTTCGAGTTCCGGCTGCACCCGATCGGCACCCGGACCCTGGTCGCCGAGTACACCTTCCCCTTGGACAAGGCCGTTCCCGCGCTCAAGGCGTGGCGCGACCTCAACGCCGAAGCCCCACGCGAGGCCACGTTCACCGCTGGCATCGGCCAGGACGACACCGCCACCCTCGGCTTCGTGTGGATCGGCGACCCGGAGCGGGCCGATGGCCTCGTGCGCCGATTCGAGACCCTTGGCCGGCCGGCCGCCGCCCGCGTGGCGGAGATGTCCTATGTGGACCTTCAGCGCCGCGAGGACACCGTCGAACGACACTCGCTGCGCCGCTATTCCAAGGGCCACTATCTACGGCGGTTCCCGGACGCGGCCATCGAGGCGTTCGTGCACCGCGGCGCACCCGACGGTCGCCACCGGCCCGCCGTGGGACTGCAGGCCTACGGCGGCGCGATCGCCGACGTTCCCGACGAGGACTCGGCGTTCTCCCACCGCGCGACGCTCTTCGAGTTCGGTACCGGCACCAGTTGGACAGCCCCGGCCGACGACGAGGTGCGGATCGCGGCCGCCCGGCGCAGCGCCGCCGCCATGGCCCCGTTCGCCGACGGCGTCTACGTCAACGCCCTGAACGACGAGGGAGCCGAGGGCGTCCGCCGCGCCTACTCACCCGAGAAGCTCGCCAAGCTGGTCGCCCTCAAGAACGCCTATGACCCGCACAACGTCTTTCACCTCAACCACAACATCCGACCCGACCAATAA
- a CDS encoding dihydrofolate reductase family protein has translation MGRVINSTFISLDGVINHMDKWHFDFVDDETNDIAMEQLQAAESLLMGRNTYEVYAAAWPTRDGALADRINSMRKYVVSTTLKSADWANTTVIGSDLVHRIAELRKQPGDILMHGYGPVARTLLTNGLLDELFLWVHPHLAGVGTTDDMLWADGLDRRLHLLGSHTLKSGVITLSYRPDDIALG, from the coding sequence ATGGGCCGCGTCATCAACTCCACGTTCATCAGCCTCGACGGTGTCATCAACCACATGGACAAGTGGCACTTCGACTTCGTCGACGACGAGACCAACGACATCGCCATGGAACAACTCCAGGCCGCCGAGTCCCTCCTCATGGGACGCAACACGTACGAGGTCTATGCGGCGGCCTGGCCGACCCGCGACGGCGCCCTCGCCGACCGGATCAACAGCATGCGCAAATACGTCGTGTCCACCACACTGAAGTCGGCCGACTGGGCCAACACCACGGTGATCGGCTCCGACCTGGTCCACCGGATCGCCGAGCTCCGGAAGCAGCCGGGCGACATCCTGATGCACGGTTACGGCCCGGTGGCCCGGACCCTGCTCACCAACGGCCTGCTCGACGAGCTCTTCCTCTGGGTCCACCCCCACCTGGCCGGAGTCGGCACCACCGACGACATGCTGTGGGCCGATGGCCTCGACCGACGCCTGCACCTCTTGGGCTCGCACACCCTCAAATCCGGCGTGATCACCCTGTCCTACCGACCCGACGACATTGCGTTGGGATAA
- a CDS encoding TRAFAC clade GTPase domain-containing protein: protein MLAAIGAILVVLFFIAIPFITIAGLGFAGYGITLYTVGVAGALDIAGARAPAPVAPPPSERDEKRDPAWPHYLYGPAWNDLKQSMRMGFRLPIERFTGHARRLAWLCFEAAPALIGWPSGLLIFVGLGLGAVGATAAVLMVALFQTAIWLLLALLAFLLLMTLRGADTLRLKIKGIGLFCPACHQKVDYPSYDCPHCGRRHADVRPGRYGVVNRRCYCGLHMRTLLMLGSSAMVARCPSCGERMAEKVGTAPEFVLPVVGGASSGKTRLMLALVLSLDEREETMVAFADEPSKTSYDRFVPALKVGADTWKTVMSGETPLRGYSIYVSAGETTKLLHVFDPAGEVFESAERIQMQRYLAAARTFVYTLDQLAVEPVWRSLEVPERARFKKIRSTKAPELMFAQVLSGIEEQGVDPRHARLAVALTKQDLVSDHVPAGDSDAIRAWLESPEVGLDNMVRTMTRAFAEIRFFRTSSRIEDGLDPAINDLTDWILGGEGFRL from the coding sequence GTGCTCGCGGCGATTGGCGCCATCCTGGTGGTGCTCTTCTTCATCGCGATCCCCTTCATCACCATCGCGGGACTCGGTTTCGCCGGGTATGGGATCACGCTGTACACGGTGGGCGTGGCGGGTGCGCTGGACATCGCCGGCGCGCGGGCCCCCGCCCCGGTCGCCCCGCCCCCGTCGGAGCGGGACGAGAAGCGCGACCCGGCGTGGCCGCACTACCTGTACGGGCCGGCGTGGAACGACCTCAAGCAGAGCATGCGGATGGGCTTCCGTCTGCCGATCGAGCGGTTCACTGGGCACGCTCGCCGGCTCGCCTGGCTGTGCTTTGAGGCGGCGCCCGCGCTCATCGGCTGGCCGTCGGGCCTGCTCATCTTCGTGGGGTTGGGGCTCGGGGCGGTCGGTGCGACGGCCGCGGTCCTGATGGTGGCCTTGTTCCAGACGGCGATCTGGCTGCTCCTGGCGTTGCTGGCGTTCCTGCTTCTCATGACGCTGCGAGGAGCCGACACGCTACGGCTGAAGATCAAGGGGATCGGGCTGTTCTGTCCCGCCTGCCATCAGAAGGTGGATTACCCGTCCTATGACTGCCCGCACTGCGGCCGCCGCCACGCCGACGTGCGGCCCGGGCGGTACGGGGTGGTCAACCGCAGGTGCTACTGCGGCCTGCACATGCGGACGCTGCTCATGCTCGGCAGCTCGGCGATGGTGGCGCGCTGTCCGTCATGCGGCGAGCGGATGGCCGAGAAGGTCGGGACGGCGCCGGAGTTCGTCCTACCGGTCGTCGGCGGTGCGTCGTCCGGGAAGACCCGGCTGATGCTCGCGCTGGTGCTGTCGCTGGACGAGCGCGAGGAGACCATGGTCGCCTTCGCCGACGAGCCGTCGAAGACGTCCTACGACAGGTTCGTGCCGGCGTTGAAGGTCGGCGCCGACACCTGGAAGACCGTGATGTCGGGGGAGACGCCGCTGCGGGGCTACTCGATTTATGTCTCGGCGGGAGAGACGACCAAATTGCTGCACGTGTTCGACCCAGCGGGGGAGGTGTTCGAGTCCGCCGAGCGGATACAGATGCAGCGGTACCTGGCCGCTGCCAGGACCTTCGTCTACACGCTCGACCAACTGGCGGTCGAGCCAGTGTGGCGGTCCTTGGAGGTGCCCGAGCGAGCCCGATTCAAGAAGATCCGTTCGACGAAGGCACCGGAATTGATGTTCGCGCAGGTTCTGAGCGGCATCGAGGAGCAGGGCGTCGATCCGCGTCACGCCCGCCTGGCGGTCGCGCTGACCAAGCAGGACCTGGTCAGCGACCATGTCCCCGCCGGGGACAGCGACGCGATCCGGGCTTGGCTGGAGAGCCCGGAGGTCGGGCTGGACAACATGGTCCGCACCATGACCCGGGCGTTCGCCGAGATCCGCTTCTTTCGCACCTCCAGCCGCATCGAGGACGGCCTAGACCCGGCGATCAACGATTTGACCGACTGGATCCTCGGCGGAGAGGGTTTCCGGCTTTAG